In the Hyphomonadaceae bacterium BL14 genome, one interval contains:
- a CDS encoding OmpA family protein yields the protein MATNRPIIIKKIKKVSGGHHGGAWKVAYADFVTAMMAFFLMLWLINNTEPEQRAGIADYFAPASVSQSMSGSGGVLGGTNFGQEGSRASGTASIVDRLAPSPAEEQRDQQETSSSASAGDEPQVSMGALASAMSRRETAEFASAEQSLRQALQDMPELAELSNHVLIEMTEEGLRIQLIDQEGRPMFNPGSTEPNERAQVLLRAVGEIAARLPNRVTISGHTDSSPTPPGAPTNWKLSSDRANSALRVLAGTGLPDHRIAEVRGRAGAEPLYPDDPYLAGNRRLSITLLREAPVVPPEHMR from the coding sequence ATGGCGACTAACAGACCGATCATCATCAAGAAGATCAAGAAGGTTTCCGGCGGCCACCATGGCGGCGCGTGGAAGGTGGCCTATGCCGATTTCGTCACGGCGATGATGGCCTTCTTCCTGATGCTGTGGCTGATCAACAACACCGAACCCGAACAGCGCGCCGGCATCGCGGACTATTTTGCGCCCGCCAGCGTCAGCCAGTCCATGTCGGGTTCAGGCGGGGTGCTGGGCGGAACCAATTTTGGCCAGGAAGGCTCGCGGGCCTCGGGCACGGCGTCCATCGTCGACCGGCTCGCGCCCAGCCCGGCGGAAGAGCAGCGCGACCAGCAGGAAACCTCGTCGAGCGCCTCTGCCGGAGATGAGCCGCAGGTCAGCATGGGGGCACTTGCCAGCGCCATGTCACGGCGCGAGACCGCCGAGTTCGCCAGCGCCGAGCAATCTTTGCGTCAGGCCCTGCAGGACATGCCGGAACTGGCAGAGCTGTCCAATCACGTGCTGATTGAGATGACTGAAGAAGGCCTGCGCATCCAGCTGATCGACCAGGAAGGCCGCCCGATGTTCAATCCGGGCTCCACCGAGCCCAACGAGCGCGCACAAGTCCTGCTGCGCGCCGTGGGTGAGATCGCCGCGCGCTTGCCCAACCGGGTGACCATTTCAGGCCATACCGATTCCAGCCCGACACCGCCCGGCGCGCCGACCAACTGGAAGCTGTCATCAGACCGGGCCAATTCGGCGCTGCGCGTGCTGGCGGGAACCGGCCTGCCCGACCATCGCATCGCCGAGGTGCGCGGTCGCGCCGGCGCCGAGCCGCTCTATCCCGACGATCCGTATCTGGCGGGCAATCGCCGCCTGTCGATCACCTTGCTGCGTGAAGCGCCTGTGGTGCCACCCGAGCATATGCGCTGA
- a CDS encoding divergent polysaccharide deacetylase family protein: MIRCAAYAPHLGAALGATLMAAAALAFSAGAGPAPVADIAVPANEMAVGQAPVFTPVPGTPAADKALGAGVHAGAQSVAHQPADPAPTHRPMLAIIMDDVGPDIAVARRLMALEPPVTLAILPYAAAAPALAREAADAGREVFVHLPMEPGGLDDPGPWALSRAQDGQAIGERVRWAFARVPGAAGFNNHMGSGFTSDAQAMARVFAALTGSEALMFVDSLTGPRSIAANSARDAGFPALRRDVFLDTDRDEGAIAARLKDALALAASRGHAIAIGHPYPETLSVLDTLADRAAAHGVEIVTVRALAQARGARAPP, encoded by the coding sequence ATGATCCGATGCGCAGCCTATGCGCCGCATCTGGGCGCTGCGCTGGGCGCAACCCTGATGGCGGCTGCCGCTCTGGCCTTCAGCGCGGGCGCAGGCCCGGCGCCGGTGGCGGATATTGCTGTGCCGGCCAATGAGATGGCGGTTGGGCAGGCGCCCGTTTTCACGCCCGTTCCGGGTACACCGGCGGCGGACAAAGCGTTGGGCGCTGGCGTCCACGCAGGGGCGCAATCGGTCGCTCATCAGCCTGCCGATCCGGCTCCAACCCACCGCCCCATGCTCGCGATCATCATGGATGATGTCGGGCCGGATATCGCCGTGGCGCGCCGCCTGATGGCGCTGGAGCCGCCGGTGACGCTGGCGATCCTGCCCTATGCTGCGGCAGCACCGGCGCTGGCCCGGGAGGCGGCGGACGCTGGCCGCGAGGTGTTCGTGCATCTGCCCATGGAGCCGGGCGGTCTCGATGATCCCGGACCGTGGGCGCTGAGCCGCGCGCAGGATGGCCAGGCCATTGGCGAGCGCGTCCGCTGGGCCTTTGCCCGTGTGCCGGGCGCGGCGGGCTTCAATAATCACATGGGCAGCGGGTTCACGTCCGACGCGCAGGCCATGGCGCGGGTGTTCGCAGCGCTGACCGGGTCCGAGGCGCTGATGTTCGTCGACTCGCTCACCGGCCCGCGTTCGATTGCGGCGAACAGCGCCCGCGACGCCGGCTTTCCGGCGCTGCGCCGCGATGTGTTTCTGGATACAGATCGCGACGAAGGCGCCATCGCTGCGAGGCTGAAGGACGCCCTGGCGCTGGCCGCCTCACGCGGTCACGCCATCGCCATCGGTCATCCGTATCCGGAAACGCTTTCTGTGCTCGATACGCTGGCGGACCGCGCCGCCGCCCATGGCGTGGAGATCGTCACCGTCAGGGCGCTCGCGCAGGCGCGGGGCGCCCGCGCGCCACCCTGA
- a CDS encoding antibiotic biosynthesis monooxygenase: MFGLIGKMIAAEGRRDELAAILLDGLRNMPGCRSYVVAADPGAPDTLWITEVWDSRDAHTASLSLPSVQAAIQRGRPLIASMEQIAQTEPLGGAGL, translated from the coding sequence ATGTTCGGACTGATCGGCAAGATGATCGCGGCCGAGGGCCGCCGCGATGAGCTGGCGGCCATCCTGCTGGACGGGCTGCGGAACATGCCGGGCTGCCGGTCCTACGTCGTCGCGGCGGATCCCGGCGCGCCGGACACGCTCTGGATCACCGAAGTCTGGGACAGCCGGGACGCCCACACGGCATCGCTGTCGCTGCCTTCGGTACAGGCCGCCATTCAGCGCGGACGCCCGCTGATCGCCTCCATGGAGCAGATCGCGCAGACGGAACCTCTTGGAGGCGCAGGCCTTTAG
- a CDS encoding aminodeoxychorismate/anthranilate synthase component II produces the protein MLLIIDNYDSFTFNLVHYFEELGARTRVIRNDVMSAAEALALDPRAVVLSPGPCDPDKAGICLELIRTAPDDLPILGVCLGHQAIGQVFGGKVVPARSIMHGKTSAITHDATGVFAGLPSPFTATRYHSLAVALPERSPLRVTAQTSDGEIMGLAHETRPVHGVQFHPESIASQHGHDLLANFLALAGFQAEAA, from the coding sequence ATGCTGCTTATCATCGACAATTACGACAGCTTCACCTTCAACCTCGTGCACTATTTCGAGGAGCTGGGGGCGCGCACCCGCGTCATCCGCAATGATGTGATGAGCGCCGCCGAGGCGCTGGCGCTGGATCCGCGCGCGGTGGTGCTGAGCCCTGGACCGTGCGATCCCGACAAGGCGGGCATCTGCCTGGAGCTGATCCGCACCGCGCCCGATGATCTGCCGATCCTGGGCGTGTGCCTGGGCCATCAGGCCATCGGCCAGGTGTTCGGCGGCAAGGTGGTGCCGGCACGGTCGATCATGCACGGCAAGACCAGTGCGATCACCCATGACGCAACAGGGGTGTTCGCCGGCCTGCCCTCGCCTTTCACGGCCACACGCTATCACTCGCTGGCCGTGGCCTTGCCCGAACGCAGCCCGCTGCGCGTCACAGCGCAGACCTCCGATGGCGAGATCATGGGACTGGCTCATGAGACGCGCCCGGTTCACGGCGTGCAGTTTCACCCTGAGAGCATCGCTTCCCAGCACGGACATGACCTGCTGGCCAATTTCCTCGCCCTGGCCGGATTCCAGGCGGAGGCAGCGTGA